Proteins found in one Ovis aries strain OAR_USU_Benz2616 breed Rambouillet chromosome 19, ARS-UI_Ramb_v3.0, whole genome shotgun sequence genomic segment:
- the DHX30 gene encoding ATP-dependent RNA helicase DHX30 isoform X1, translating into MDLKDSSPGFQLSLLARNVQPGLIQKRSGPTQAASVQTSSTPPSTHVCQPCPWRDHLSRLNVNISNMAASRDLLKEFPQPKNLLNSVIGRALGISHAKDKLVYVHTNGPKKKKVTLHIKWPKSVEVEGYGSKKIDAERQAAAAACQLFKGWGLLGPRNELFDAAKYRVLADRFGSPADSWWRPEPTMPPTSWRQLNPESIRPGGPGGLSRSLGREEEEDEEEELEEGTIDVTEFLSMTQQDSHAPLRDSRGGSFEMTDDDSAVRALTQFPLPKNLLAKVIQIATSSSTAKNLMQFHTVGTKTKLSTLTLLWPCPMTFVAKGRRKAEAENKAAALACKKLKSLGLVDRNNEPLTHAMYNLASLRELGETQRRPCTIQVPEPILRKIETFLNHYPVESSWISSELRLQGEDILPLGKDSGPLSDPITGKPYVPLSEAEELRLSQSLLELWRRRGPVWQEAPQLPVDPHRDTILNAIEQHPVVVIAGDTGCGKTTRIPQLLLERYVTEGRGARCNVIITQPRRISAVSVAQRVSHELGPSLRRNVGFQVRLESKPPARGGALLFCTVGILLRKLQSNPSLEGVSHVVVDEVHERDVNTDFLLILLKGLQRLNPALRLVLMSATGDNERFSRYFGGCPVIKVPGFMYPVKEHYLEDILAKLGKHQYPHRHRHHESEDECALDLDLVTDLVLHIDARGEPGGILCFLPGWQEIKGVQQRLQEALGMHESKYLILPVHSNIPMMDQKAIFQQPPIGVRKIVLATNIAETSITINDIVHVVDSGLHKEERYDLKTKVSCLETVWVSRANVIQRRGRAGRCQSGFAYHLFPRSRLEKMAPFQVPEILRTPLENLVLQAKIHMPEKTAVEFLSKAVDSPNIKAVDEAVILLQEIGVLDQREYLTTLGQRLAHISTDPRLAKAIVLAAIFRCLHPLLVVVSCLTRDPFSSSLQNRAEVDKVKALLSHDSGSDHLAFVRAVSGWEEVLRWQDRSSRENYLEENLLYAPSLRFIHGLIKQFSENIYEAFLVGKPSDCTLASAQCNEYSEEEELVKGVLMAGLYPNLIQVRQGKVTRQGKFKPNSVTYRTKSGNILLHKSTINREATRLRSRWLTYFMAVKSNGSVFVRDSSQVHPLAVLLLTDGDVHIRDDGRRATISLSDSDLLRLEGDSRTVRLLRELRRALGRMVERSLRSELAALPACVQEEHGQLLALLAELLRGPCGSFDVRKTADD; encoded by the exons ATGGACCTGAAAGATTCGTCCCCAG GATTCCAGCTTTCCCTCCTGGCCAGAAATGTTCAGCCTGGACTCATTCAGAAAAG aTCGGGCCCAACACAGGCAGCGTCAGTGCAAACTTCCTCCACCCCGCCTTCCACCCATGTGTGTCAACCCTGCCCCTGGAGGGACCATCTCtcgag GCTGAACGTTAACATTTCCAACATGGCAG CTTCTAGGGACCTATTAAAAGAGTTTCCACAGCCCAAAAATCTTCTCAACAGTGTGATTGGAAGAGCCCTTGGCATCTCACACGCAAAAGACAAATTGGTCTACGTGCATACAAATGGACCGAAGAAAAAG aaaGTCACCCTCCACATAAAGTGGCCCAAGAGCGTGGAGGTAGAAGGCTATGGCAGCAAGAAGATTGACGCTGAGAGGCAGGCTGCAGCCGCGGCCTGCCAGCTGTTCAAG GGCTGGGGTCTGCTGGGTCCCCGGAACGAGCTGTTTGATGCAGCCAAATACCGCGTGCTAGCCGATCGCTTTGGCTCCCCGGCTGACAGCTGGTGGCGCCCAGAACCCACCATGCCACCCACTTCCTGGAGGCAGCTGAATCCTGAGAGCATCCGGCCAGGGGGACCTGGGGGCCTGTCCCgctccttgggtcgggaagaagaggaggatgaggaggaagagcTAGAAGAAGGGACCATCGATGTCACTGAATTTCTGTCTATGACCCAGCAGGACTCCCACGCCCCACTCAGGGATTCCAG GGGGGGTTCCTTTGAAATGACAGATGACGACAGTGCTGTTAGGGCTCTGACCCAGTTTCCACTTCCTAAGAACCTTCTGGCCAAGGTGATTCAGATAGCGACATCCTCCTCCACAGCCAAG AACCTCATGCAGTTCCACACTGTGGGCACCAAGACCAAGCTGTCCACCCTCACCCTGCTCTGGCCCTGTCCCATGACCTTCGTGGCCAAGGGGCGTCGCAAAGCAGAGGCAGAGAATAAAGCGGCAGCCTTGGCTTGTAAGAAACTGAAG AGCCTGGGACTGGTGGACCGGAACAACGAGCCGCTCACCCACGCCATGTATAACTTGGCCTCCTTGCGAGAGCTGGGTGAGACCCAGCGCCGGCCATGTACCATCCAGGTGCCTGAGCCCATCCTCCGCAAGATTGAGACTTTCCTGAACCAT TACCCCGTGGAGAGTTCGTGGATCTCCTCAGAGCTCCGGCTGCAGGGTGAGGACATCCTGCCCTTGGGCAAGGACTCGGGGCCCCTGAGTGACCCCATCACAGGCAAGCCCTACGTGCCGCTGTCAGAAGCAGAGGAGCTGCGTCTGAGCCAGAGTCTGCTGGAGCTGTGGCGGCGGCGAGGGCCGGTCTGGCAGGAGGCACCCCAGCTCCCCGTGGACCCTCATCGGGACACCATCCTCAATGCCATCGAGCAGCACCCAGTGGTGGTCATTGCTGGGGACACGGGCTGTGGGAAGACCACGCGCATCCCCCAGCTGCTGCTGGAGCGCTACGTAACCGAGGGCCGCGGTGCGCGCTGCAACGTGATCATCACCCAGCCACGCCGCATCTCGGCCGTGTCTGTGGCACAGCGGGTCAGCCACGAACTGGGCCCTTCCCTGCGCCGGAACGTAGGCTTCCAGGTGCGGTTGGAAAGCAAGCCTCCGGCCCGAGGAGGGGCCCTGCTGTTCTGCACAGTGGGCATCCTGCTGCGGAAGCTGCAGAGCAACCCCAGCCTGGAGGGCGTGAGCCACGTGGTCGTGGACGAGGTGCACGAGCGAGACGTGAACACGGACTTCCTGCTGATCCTGCTCAAGGGCCTGCAGCGGCTCAACCCGGCTCTGCGCCTGGTGCTTATGAGCGCCACCGGCGACAACGAGCGTTTCTCCCGCTACTTTGGTGGCTGCCCTGTCATCAAGGTCCCCGGCTTCATGTACCCCGTCAAGGAGCACTACCTGGAGGACATCCTGGCCAAGCTGGGCAAGCACCAGTACCCGCACCGGCACCGGCACCACGAG TCTGAGGATGAATGCGCTCTCGATTTGGACCTTGTGACTGATCTGGTTCTGCACATCGACGCCCGCGGGGAACCAG GTGGGATCCTCTGCTTCCTGCCGGGCTGGCAGGAGATCAAAGGAGTCCAGCAACGCCTCCAGGAGGCCCTGGGCATGCATGAGAGCAAGTACCTCATCCTGCCAG TGCACTCCAACATCCCGATGATGGACCAGAAGGCCATATTCCAGCAGCCTCCCATTGGGGTACGCAAGATCGTCTTGGCCACCAACATCGCCGAGACGTCCATCACGATCAATGACATCGTGCATGTGGTAGACAGCGGTCTGCACAAGGAGGAGCGCTACGACCTGAAGACCAAG gttTCCTGCCTGGAGACCGTGTGGGTGTCACGAGCCAATGTGATCCAGCGCCGGGGCCGGGCGGGCCGCTGCCAGTCTGGCTTTGCCTACCACCTCTTCCCGCGGAGCCGGCTAGAGAAGATGGCCCCTTTCCAAGTACCGGAGATCCTGCGTACACCCCTGGAGAACCTGGTTTTGCAGGCCAAGATCCACATGCCAGAGAAGACG GCAGTGGAGTTCCTCTCCAAGGCCGTAGACAGTCCAAACATCAAGGCGGTGGACGAGGCCGTGATCCTGCTCCAGGAGATTG GGGTTCTGGACCAGCGGGAGTACCTGACCACCCTGGGGCAGCGCCTGGCCCACATCTCCACCGACCCACGGCTGGCCAAGGCCATCGTGCTGGCTGCCATCTTCCGTTGCCTGCACCCGCTGTTAGTGGTCGTTTCGTGCCTCACCCGGGACCCCTTCAGCAGCAGCCTGCAGAACCGGGCGGAGGTGGACAAG GTGAAAGCACTGTTGAGCCACGACAGTGGCAGTGACCACCTGGCCTTCGTGCGGGCGGTGTCCGGCTGGGAGGAGGTGCTGCGCTGGCAGGATCGCAGCTCCCGTGAGAACTACCTGGAGGAGAACCTGCTCTACGCACCCAGCCTGCGTTTCATCCACG GACTCATCAAGCAGTTCTCAGAGAACATTTACGAGGCTTTCCTGGTTGGGAAGCCCTCGGACTGCACCTTGGCCTCTGCCCAGTGCAACGAGTAcagtgaggaggaggagctggtgaAGGGGGTGCTGATGGCGGGTCTCTACCCCAACCTCATCCAG GTGAGGCAGGGCAAGGTGACCCGGCAGGGCAAGTTCAAGCCCAACAGTGTCACATACAGGACCAAATCCGGCAACATCTTGCTGCACAAGTCGACCATTAACAG GGAGGCCACCCGGCTGCGGAGCCGATGGCTGACGTACTTCATGGCTGTCAAATCCAACGGCAGCGTCTTCGTCCGGGACTCCTCCCAGGTGCACCCGCTAGCTGTGCTGCTGCTGACCGACGGGGACGTCCACATCCGTG ATGATGGGCGCCGGGCCACCATTTCCCTGAGCGACAGTGACCTGCTGCGGCTGGAGGGTGACTCACGCACCGTGCGGCTGCTGCGGGAGCTGCGCCGGGCCCTGGGCCGCATGGTGGAGCGGAGCCTGCGCAGCGAGCTGGCGGCACTGCCAGCCTGCGTGCAGGAGGAGCACGGGCAGCTGCTCGCCCTGCTGGCGGAGCTGCTGCGCGGGCCCTGCGGCAGCTTTGATGTGCGCAAGACCGCTGACGACTGA
- the DHX30 gene encoding ATP-dependent RNA helicase DHX30 isoform X2 has protein sequence MATARRLMALAAGVSPRLRPSGPRSIGRQGGPRGLSTGCSRPDRTQEAAEAEAAPGEPGEGDGSMVNASRDLLKEFPQPKNLLNSVIGRALGISHAKDKLVYVHTNGPKKKKVTLHIKWPKSVEVEGYGSKKIDAERQAAAAACQLFKGWGLLGPRNELFDAAKYRVLADRFGSPADSWWRPEPTMPPTSWRQLNPESIRPGGPGGLSRSLGREEEEDEEEELEEGTIDVTEFLSMTQQDSHAPLRDSRGGSFEMTDDDSAVRALTQFPLPKNLLAKVIQIATSSSTAKNLMQFHTVGTKTKLSTLTLLWPCPMTFVAKGRRKAEAENKAAALACKKLKSLGLVDRNNEPLTHAMYNLASLRELGETQRRPCTIQVPEPILRKIETFLNHYPVESSWISSELRLQGEDILPLGKDSGPLSDPITGKPYVPLSEAEELRLSQSLLELWRRRGPVWQEAPQLPVDPHRDTILNAIEQHPVVVIAGDTGCGKTTRIPQLLLERYVTEGRGARCNVIITQPRRISAVSVAQRVSHELGPSLRRNVGFQVRLESKPPARGGALLFCTVGILLRKLQSNPSLEGVSHVVVDEVHERDVNTDFLLILLKGLQRLNPALRLVLMSATGDNERFSRYFGGCPVIKVPGFMYPVKEHYLEDILAKLGKHQYPHRHRHHESEDECALDLDLVTDLVLHIDARGEPGGILCFLPGWQEIKGVQQRLQEALGMHESKYLILPVHSNIPMMDQKAIFQQPPIGVRKIVLATNIAETSITINDIVHVVDSGLHKEERYDLKTKVSCLETVWVSRANVIQRRGRAGRCQSGFAYHLFPRSRLEKMAPFQVPEILRTPLENLVLQAKIHMPEKTAVEFLSKAVDSPNIKAVDEAVILLQEIGVLDQREYLTTLGQRLAHISTDPRLAKAIVLAAIFRCLHPLLVVVSCLTRDPFSSSLQNRAEVDKVKALLSHDSGSDHLAFVRAVSGWEEVLRWQDRSSRENYLEENLLYAPSLRFIHGLIKQFSENIYEAFLVGKPSDCTLASAQCNEYSEEEELVKGVLMAGLYPNLIQVRQGKVTRQGKFKPNSVTYRTKSGNILLHKSTINREATRLRSRWLTYFMAVKSNGSVFVRDSSQVHPLAVLLLTDGDVHIRDDGRRATISLSDSDLLRLEGDSRTVRLLRELRRALGRMVERSLRSELAALPACVQEEHGQLLALLAELLRGPCGSFDVRKTADD, from the exons ATGGCGACCGCCAGGAGACTCATGGCGCTGGCCGCCGGCGTCTCTCCGCGCCTGCGGCCATCGGGTCCCCGCTCCATCGGGCGACAGGGAGGCCCGCGCGGCCTCTCGACAGGCTGCTCCCGCCCCGACCGCACCCAGGAGGCCGCCGAGGCCGAGGCGGCCCCCGGCGAGCCTGGGGAAGGCGATGGAAGCATGGTGAACG CTTCTAGGGACCTATTAAAAGAGTTTCCACAGCCCAAAAATCTTCTCAACAGTGTGATTGGAAGAGCCCTTGGCATCTCACACGCAAAAGACAAATTGGTCTACGTGCATACAAATGGACCGAAGAAAAAG aaaGTCACCCTCCACATAAAGTGGCCCAAGAGCGTGGAGGTAGAAGGCTATGGCAGCAAGAAGATTGACGCTGAGAGGCAGGCTGCAGCCGCGGCCTGCCAGCTGTTCAAG GGCTGGGGTCTGCTGGGTCCCCGGAACGAGCTGTTTGATGCAGCCAAATACCGCGTGCTAGCCGATCGCTTTGGCTCCCCGGCTGACAGCTGGTGGCGCCCAGAACCCACCATGCCACCCACTTCCTGGAGGCAGCTGAATCCTGAGAGCATCCGGCCAGGGGGACCTGGGGGCCTGTCCCgctccttgggtcgggaagaagaggaggatgaggaggaagagcTAGAAGAAGGGACCATCGATGTCACTGAATTTCTGTCTATGACCCAGCAGGACTCCCACGCCCCACTCAGGGATTCCAG GGGGGGTTCCTTTGAAATGACAGATGACGACAGTGCTGTTAGGGCTCTGACCCAGTTTCCACTTCCTAAGAACCTTCTGGCCAAGGTGATTCAGATAGCGACATCCTCCTCCACAGCCAAG AACCTCATGCAGTTCCACACTGTGGGCACCAAGACCAAGCTGTCCACCCTCACCCTGCTCTGGCCCTGTCCCATGACCTTCGTGGCCAAGGGGCGTCGCAAAGCAGAGGCAGAGAATAAAGCGGCAGCCTTGGCTTGTAAGAAACTGAAG AGCCTGGGACTGGTGGACCGGAACAACGAGCCGCTCACCCACGCCATGTATAACTTGGCCTCCTTGCGAGAGCTGGGTGAGACCCAGCGCCGGCCATGTACCATCCAGGTGCCTGAGCCCATCCTCCGCAAGATTGAGACTTTCCTGAACCAT TACCCCGTGGAGAGTTCGTGGATCTCCTCAGAGCTCCGGCTGCAGGGTGAGGACATCCTGCCCTTGGGCAAGGACTCGGGGCCCCTGAGTGACCCCATCACAGGCAAGCCCTACGTGCCGCTGTCAGAAGCAGAGGAGCTGCGTCTGAGCCAGAGTCTGCTGGAGCTGTGGCGGCGGCGAGGGCCGGTCTGGCAGGAGGCACCCCAGCTCCCCGTGGACCCTCATCGGGACACCATCCTCAATGCCATCGAGCAGCACCCAGTGGTGGTCATTGCTGGGGACACGGGCTGTGGGAAGACCACGCGCATCCCCCAGCTGCTGCTGGAGCGCTACGTAACCGAGGGCCGCGGTGCGCGCTGCAACGTGATCATCACCCAGCCACGCCGCATCTCGGCCGTGTCTGTGGCACAGCGGGTCAGCCACGAACTGGGCCCTTCCCTGCGCCGGAACGTAGGCTTCCAGGTGCGGTTGGAAAGCAAGCCTCCGGCCCGAGGAGGGGCCCTGCTGTTCTGCACAGTGGGCATCCTGCTGCGGAAGCTGCAGAGCAACCCCAGCCTGGAGGGCGTGAGCCACGTGGTCGTGGACGAGGTGCACGAGCGAGACGTGAACACGGACTTCCTGCTGATCCTGCTCAAGGGCCTGCAGCGGCTCAACCCGGCTCTGCGCCTGGTGCTTATGAGCGCCACCGGCGACAACGAGCGTTTCTCCCGCTACTTTGGTGGCTGCCCTGTCATCAAGGTCCCCGGCTTCATGTACCCCGTCAAGGAGCACTACCTGGAGGACATCCTGGCCAAGCTGGGCAAGCACCAGTACCCGCACCGGCACCGGCACCACGAG TCTGAGGATGAATGCGCTCTCGATTTGGACCTTGTGACTGATCTGGTTCTGCACATCGACGCCCGCGGGGAACCAG GTGGGATCCTCTGCTTCCTGCCGGGCTGGCAGGAGATCAAAGGAGTCCAGCAACGCCTCCAGGAGGCCCTGGGCATGCATGAGAGCAAGTACCTCATCCTGCCAG TGCACTCCAACATCCCGATGATGGACCAGAAGGCCATATTCCAGCAGCCTCCCATTGGGGTACGCAAGATCGTCTTGGCCACCAACATCGCCGAGACGTCCATCACGATCAATGACATCGTGCATGTGGTAGACAGCGGTCTGCACAAGGAGGAGCGCTACGACCTGAAGACCAAG gttTCCTGCCTGGAGACCGTGTGGGTGTCACGAGCCAATGTGATCCAGCGCCGGGGCCGGGCGGGCCGCTGCCAGTCTGGCTTTGCCTACCACCTCTTCCCGCGGAGCCGGCTAGAGAAGATGGCCCCTTTCCAAGTACCGGAGATCCTGCGTACACCCCTGGAGAACCTGGTTTTGCAGGCCAAGATCCACATGCCAGAGAAGACG GCAGTGGAGTTCCTCTCCAAGGCCGTAGACAGTCCAAACATCAAGGCGGTGGACGAGGCCGTGATCCTGCTCCAGGAGATTG GGGTTCTGGACCAGCGGGAGTACCTGACCACCCTGGGGCAGCGCCTGGCCCACATCTCCACCGACCCACGGCTGGCCAAGGCCATCGTGCTGGCTGCCATCTTCCGTTGCCTGCACCCGCTGTTAGTGGTCGTTTCGTGCCTCACCCGGGACCCCTTCAGCAGCAGCCTGCAGAACCGGGCGGAGGTGGACAAG GTGAAAGCACTGTTGAGCCACGACAGTGGCAGTGACCACCTGGCCTTCGTGCGGGCGGTGTCCGGCTGGGAGGAGGTGCTGCGCTGGCAGGATCGCAGCTCCCGTGAGAACTACCTGGAGGAGAACCTGCTCTACGCACCCAGCCTGCGTTTCATCCACG GACTCATCAAGCAGTTCTCAGAGAACATTTACGAGGCTTTCCTGGTTGGGAAGCCCTCGGACTGCACCTTGGCCTCTGCCCAGTGCAACGAGTAcagtgaggaggaggagctggtgaAGGGGGTGCTGATGGCGGGTCTCTACCCCAACCTCATCCAG GTGAGGCAGGGCAAGGTGACCCGGCAGGGCAAGTTCAAGCCCAACAGTGTCACATACAGGACCAAATCCGGCAACATCTTGCTGCACAAGTCGACCATTAACAG GGAGGCCACCCGGCTGCGGAGCCGATGGCTGACGTACTTCATGGCTGTCAAATCCAACGGCAGCGTCTTCGTCCGGGACTCCTCCCAGGTGCACCCGCTAGCTGTGCTGCTGCTGACCGACGGGGACGTCCACATCCGTG ATGATGGGCGCCGGGCCACCATTTCCCTGAGCGACAGTGACCTGCTGCGGCTGGAGGGTGACTCACGCACCGTGCGGCTGCTGCGGGAGCTGCGCCGGGCCCTGGGCCGCATGGTGGAGCGGAGCCTGCGCAGCGAGCTGGCGGCACTGCCAGCCTGCGTGCAGGAGGAGCACGGGCAGCTGCTCGCCCTGCTGGCGGAGCTGCTGCGCGGGCCCTGCGGCAGCTTTGATGTGCGCAAGACCGCTGACGACTGA
- the DHX30 gene encoding ATP-dependent RNA helicase DHX30 isoform X3, with amino-acid sequence MFSLDSFRKDRAQHRQRQCKLPPPRLPPMCVNPAPGGTISRASRDLLKEFPQPKNLLNSVIGRALGISHAKDKLVYVHTNGPKKKKVTLHIKWPKSVEVEGYGSKKIDAERQAAAAACQLFKGWGLLGPRNELFDAAKYRVLADRFGSPADSWWRPEPTMPPTSWRQLNPESIRPGGPGGLSRSLGREEEEDEEEELEEGTIDVTEFLSMTQQDSHAPLRDSRGGSFEMTDDDSAVRALTQFPLPKNLLAKVIQIATSSSTAKNLMQFHTVGTKTKLSTLTLLWPCPMTFVAKGRRKAEAENKAAALACKKLKSLGLVDRNNEPLTHAMYNLASLRELGETQRRPCTIQVPEPILRKIETFLNHYPVESSWISSELRLQGEDILPLGKDSGPLSDPITGKPYVPLSEAEELRLSQSLLELWRRRGPVWQEAPQLPVDPHRDTILNAIEQHPVVVIAGDTGCGKTTRIPQLLLERYVTEGRGARCNVIITQPRRISAVSVAQRVSHELGPSLRRNVGFQVRLESKPPARGGALLFCTVGILLRKLQSNPSLEGVSHVVVDEVHERDVNTDFLLILLKGLQRLNPALRLVLMSATGDNERFSRYFGGCPVIKVPGFMYPVKEHYLEDILAKLGKHQYPHRHRHHESEDECALDLDLVTDLVLHIDARGEPGGILCFLPGWQEIKGVQQRLQEALGMHESKYLILPVHSNIPMMDQKAIFQQPPIGVRKIVLATNIAETSITINDIVHVVDSGLHKEERYDLKTKVSCLETVWVSRANVIQRRGRAGRCQSGFAYHLFPRSRLEKMAPFQVPEILRTPLENLVLQAKIHMPEKTAVEFLSKAVDSPNIKAVDEAVILLQEIGVLDQREYLTTLGQRLAHISTDPRLAKAIVLAAIFRCLHPLLVVVSCLTRDPFSSSLQNRAEVDKVKALLSHDSGSDHLAFVRAVSGWEEVLRWQDRSSRENYLEENLLYAPSLRFIHGLIKQFSENIYEAFLVGKPSDCTLASAQCNEYSEEEELVKGVLMAGLYPNLIQVRQGKVTRQGKFKPNSVTYRTKSGNILLHKSTINREATRLRSRWLTYFMAVKSNGSVFVRDSSQVHPLAVLLLTDGDVHIRDDGRRATISLSDSDLLRLEGDSRTVRLLRELRRALGRMVERSLRSELAALPACVQEEHGQLLALLAELLRGPCGSFDVRKTADD; translated from the exons ATGTTCAGCCTGGACTCATTCAGAAAAG aTCGGGCCCAACACAGGCAGCGTCAGTGCAAACTTCCTCCACCCCGCCTTCCACCCATGTGTGTCAACCCTGCCCCTGGAGGGACCATCTCtcgag CTTCTAGGGACCTATTAAAAGAGTTTCCACAGCCCAAAAATCTTCTCAACAGTGTGATTGGAAGAGCCCTTGGCATCTCACACGCAAAAGACAAATTGGTCTACGTGCATACAAATGGACCGAAGAAAAAG aaaGTCACCCTCCACATAAAGTGGCCCAAGAGCGTGGAGGTAGAAGGCTATGGCAGCAAGAAGATTGACGCTGAGAGGCAGGCTGCAGCCGCGGCCTGCCAGCTGTTCAAG GGCTGGGGTCTGCTGGGTCCCCGGAACGAGCTGTTTGATGCAGCCAAATACCGCGTGCTAGCCGATCGCTTTGGCTCCCCGGCTGACAGCTGGTGGCGCCCAGAACCCACCATGCCACCCACTTCCTGGAGGCAGCTGAATCCTGAGAGCATCCGGCCAGGGGGACCTGGGGGCCTGTCCCgctccttgggtcgggaagaagaggaggatgaggaggaagagcTAGAAGAAGGGACCATCGATGTCACTGAATTTCTGTCTATGACCCAGCAGGACTCCCACGCCCCACTCAGGGATTCCAG GGGGGGTTCCTTTGAAATGACAGATGACGACAGTGCTGTTAGGGCTCTGACCCAGTTTCCACTTCCTAAGAACCTTCTGGCCAAGGTGATTCAGATAGCGACATCCTCCTCCACAGCCAAG AACCTCATGCAGTTCCACACTGTGGGCACCAAGACCAAGCTGTCCACCCTCACCCTGCTCTGGCCCTGTCCCATGACCTTCGTGGCCAAGGGGCGTCGCAAAGCAGAGGCAGAGAATAAAGCGGCAGCCTTGGCTTGTAAGAAACTGAAG AGCCTGGGACTGGTGGACCGGAACAACGAGCCGCTCACCCACGCCATGTATAACTTGGCCTCCTTGCGAGAGCTGGGTGAGACCCAGCGCCGGCCATGTACCATCCAGGTGCCTGAGCCCATCCTCCGCAAGATTGAGACTTTCCTGAACCAT TACCCCGTGGAGAGTTCGTGGATCTCCTCAGAGCTCCGGCTGCAGGGTGAGGACATCCTGCCCTTGGGCAAGGACTCGGGGCCCCTGAGTGACCCCATCACAGGCAAGCCCTACGTGCCGCTGTCAGAAGCAGAGGAGCTGCGTCTGAGCCAGAGTCTGCTGGAGCTGTGGCGGCGGCGAGGGCCGGTCTGGCAGGAGGCACCCCAGCTCCCCGTGGACCCTCATCGGGACACCATCCTCAATGCCATCGAGCAGCACCCAGTGGTGGTCATTGCTGGGGACACGGGCTGTGGGAAGACCACGCGCATCCCCCAGCTGCTGCTGGAGCGCTACGTAACCGAGGGCCGCGGTGCGCGCTGCAACGTGATCATCACCCAGCCACGCCGCATCTCGGCCGTGTCTGTGGCACAGCGGGTCAGCCACGAACTGGGCCCTTCCCTGCGCCGGAACGTAGGCTTCCAGGTGCGGTTGGAAAGCAAGCCTCCGGCCCGAGGAGGGGCCCTGCTGTTCTGCACAGTGGGCATCCTGCTGCGGAAGCTGCAGAGCAACCCCAGCCTGGAGGGCGTGAGCCACGTGGTCGTGGACGAGGTGCACGAGCGAGACGTGAACACGGACTTCCTGCTGATCCTGCTCAAGGGCCTGCAGCGGCTCAACCCGGCTCTGCGCCTGGTGCTTATGAGCGCCACCGGCGACAACGAGCGTTTCTCCCGCTACTTTGGTGGCTGCCCTGTCATCAAGGTCCCCGGCTTCATGTACCCCGTCAAGGAGCACTACCTGGAGGACATCCTGGCCAAGCTGGGCAAGCACCAGTACCCGCACCGGCACCGGCACCACGAG TCTGAGGATGAATGCGCTCTCGATTTGGACCTTGTGACTGATCTGGTTCTGCACATCGACGCCCGCGGGGAACCAG GTGGGATCCTCTGCTTCCTGCCGGGCTGGCAGGAGATCAAAGGAGTCCAGCAACGCCTCCAGGAGGCCCTGGGCATGCATGAGAGCAAGTACCTCATCCTGCCAG TGCACTCCAACATCCCGATGATGGACCAGAAGGCCATATTCCAGCAGCCTCCCATTGGGGTACGCAAGATCGTCTTGGCCACCAACATCGCCGAGACGTCCATCACGATCAATGACATCGTGCATGTGGTAGACAGCGGTCTGCACAAGGAGGAGCGCTACGACCTGAAGACCAAG gttTCCTGCCTGGAGACCGTGTGGGTGTCACGAGCCAATGTGATCCAGCGCCGGGGCCGGGCGGGCCGCTGCCAGTCTGGCTTTGCCTACCACCTCTTCCCGCGGAGCCGGCTAGAGAAGATGGCCCCTTTCCAAGTACCGGAGATCCTGCGTACACCCCTGGAGAACCTGGTTTTGCAGGCCAAGATCCACATGCCAGAGAAGACG GCAGTGGAGTTCCTCTCCAAGGCCGTAGACAGTCCAAACATCAAGGCGGTGGACGAGGCCGTGATCCTGCTCCAGGAGATTG GGGTTCTGGACCAGCGGGAGTACCTGACCACCCTGGGGCAGCGCCTGGCCCACATCTCCACCGACCCACGGCTGGCCAAGGCCATCGTGCTGGCTGCCATCTTCCGTTGCCTGCACCCGCTGTTAGTGGTCGTTTCGTGCCTCACCCGGGACCCCTTCAGCAGCAGCCTGCAGAACCGGGCGGAGGTGGACAAG GTGAAAGCACTGTTGAGCCACGACAGTGGCAGTGACCACCTGGCCTTCGTGCGGGCGGTGTCCGGCTGGGAGGAGGTGCTGCGCTGGCAGGATCGCAGCTCCCGTGAGAACTACCTGGAGGAGAACCTGCTCTACGCACCCAGCCTGCGTTTCATCCACG GACTCATCAAGCAGTTCTCAGAGAACATTTACGAGGCTTTCCTGGTTGGGAAGCCCTCGGACTGCACCTTGGCCTCTGCCCAGTGCAACGAGTAcagtgaggaggaggagctggtgaAGGGGGTGCTGATGGCGGGTCTCTACCCCAACCTCATCCAG GTGAGGCAGGGCAAGGTGACCCGGCAGGGCAAGTTCAAGCCCAACAGTGTCACATACAGGACCAAATCCGGCAACATCTTGCTGCACAAGTCGACCATTAACAG GGAGGCCACCCGGCTGCGGAGCCGATGGCTGACGTACTTCATGGCTGTCAAATCCAACGGCAGCGTCTTCGTCCGGGACTCCTCCCAGGTGCACCCGCTAGCTGTGCTGCTGCTGACCGACGGGGACGTCCACATCCGTG ATGATGGGCGCCGGGCCACCATTTCCCTGAGCGACAGTGACCTGCTGCGGCTGGAGGGTGACTCACGCACCGTGCGGCTGCTGCGGGAGCTGCGCCGGGCCCTGGGCCGCATGGTGGAGCGGAGCCTGCGCAGCGAGCTGGCGGCACTGCCAGCCTGCGTGCAGGAGGAGCACGGGCAGCTGCTCGCCCTGCTGGCGGAGCTGCTGCGCGGGCCCTGCGGCAGCTTTGATGTGCGCAAGACCGCTGACGACTGA